The proteins below are encoded in one region of Winogradskyella helgolandensis:
- a CDS encoding FadR/GntR family transcriptional regulator: protein MKLDTQTKSDSSNIQNEIISNIGELINVKNLEPGDKLPSERTLSEKFNVSRSVIRDAIQKLELYGLLKSRPQSGTFVANIGVIAMNGMIDDILRLEDQDFKALVETRILLELKTVRLASTRRTKEDLENMKSALTAYAKKVSNGEPAVEEDLLFHLAIAKASKNATINTFMLMITPEIITNFETHHVCDKGLALQGIEEHEAIYNAIEQQNPQLAKQKMKDHFSELYQYCYNV, encoded by the coding sequence ATGAAATTAGATACACAAACGAAGTCGGACAGTTCAAATATTCAAAATGAGATTATCTCTAATATTGGAGAATTAATCAATGTAAAAAATCTTGAACCTGGTGATAAGTTGCCCTCTGAGCGAACGTTATCCGAAAAGTTTAATGTATCTAGAAGTGTAATAAGGGATGCTATTCAAAAATTAGAGCTGTATGGTTTATTAAAATCTAGACCACAGAGCGGAACTTTCGTTGCTAATATTGGTGTTATTGCTATGAATGGAATGATTGACGATATTCTAAGATTAGAAGATCAAGATTTTAAAGCCCTAGTAGAAACAAGAATTCTTTTAGAATTAAAAACAGTAAGATTAGCCTCAACAAGAAGAACAAAGGAGGATTTAGAGAATATGAAATCTGCTTTAACGGCATATGCAAAGAAGGTAAGCAACGGAGAACCGGCTGTTGAAGAAGATCTTTTATTTCATCTGGCAATTGCTAAAGCTAGTAAAAATGCTACCATTAATACATTTATGTTAATGATAACCCCAGAAATTATTACAAATTTTGAAACGCATCATGTTTGTGATAAAGGTTTAGCATTACAAGGAATAGAAGAGCATGAAGCGATATATAATGCTATTGAGCAACAAAATCCTCAACTAGCAAAGCAAAAAATGAAAGATCACTTTAGTGAGTTGTATCAGTATTGTTACAATGTTTAA
- a CDS encoding MFS transporter yields the protein MQKSRKIKGLRWWVVALIAIATIINYIDRTSLSVLWPEIANDLYPGHTADETKAIYALISIIFVFSYAFGQAIFGKIFDWVGTRMGFVLSIGVWSVATALHAFANGILSFGIFRAILGVSEAGNWPGATKGNAEWFPTKERALAQGIFNSGAAIGGIISIPLIATLSIYFSWKTIFILIGLAGLLWLIPWWVLVKSAPKDHPWITEEEREYILTGQKNEDFDGDGVPDQEYNPNTAELLGHKQSWGVILASAAIDPIWWLFVFWIPIYLNEVFAMDVKSMALYGWVPYAGAMVGAYYGGILARSKLKKGWNVDKTRKMVITLGCLVMLPALLAMSNPLGIETAVIDFLNGLGAIDISISDMQNPGATTAVILMAIILFGFQTAIGNVQTLPSDLFSGKTVGSLAGFSGMAAKLTAAGLTYLVPWLTSGGNYTPAFIIGATLALLTVASVWIFIPKVKPMTKKV from the coding sequence ATGCAAAAAAGTAGAAAAATTAAAGGCTTACGCTGGTGGGTAGTGGCGTTAATAGCGATTGCGACGATTATTAATTATATAGATCGTACGTCACTAAGCGTTCTTTGGCCAGAAATTGCAAATGATTTATATCCAGGACACACGGCAGATGAAACAAAAGCTATTTATGCATTAATTTCGATCATATTCGTTTTTTCTTATGCATTTGGACAAGCGATATTTGGAAAGATTTTCGATTGGGTAGGTACCCGAATGGGATTTGTACTCTCAATAGGTGTTTGGTCTGTTGCTACGGCATTACATGCTTTTGCTAATGGTATTTTAAGTTTTGGAATATTCCGCGCCATATTAGGAGTCTCAGAAGCAGGAAACTGGCCAGGAGCAACTAAAGGAAATGCGGAATGGTTTCCCACCAAAGAGCGTGCTCTGGCCCAAGGTATTTTTAATTCAGGAGCAGCAATTGGTGGTATTATTTCCATACCGTTAATTGCAACTTTATCAATATATTTTAGTTGGAAAACGATATTCATTCTCATAGGTTTAGCGGGTTTACTTTGGTTAATTCCATGGTGGGTTTTAGTGAAATCAGCACCTAAAGATCACCCTTGGATTACCGAGGAAGAACGTGAATATATTTTAACAGGCCAAAAAAACGAGGATTTTGATGGAGATGGAGTACCAGATCAAGAATACAACCCTAATACTGCTGAATTACTCGGTCATAAACAAAGTTGGGGTGTTATATTAGCGTCAGCGGCGATTGACCCAATTTGGTGGCTGTTCGTTTTCTGGATACCAATTTATCTAAATGAAGTTTTTGCTATGGACGTTAAGTCAATGGCATTATATGGCTGGGTTCCTTATGCTGGTGCAATGGTAGGTGCTTATTATGGTGGTATTTTAGCGCGAAGTAAACTTAAAAAAGGATGGAACGTTGATAAAACACGTAAAATGGTAATTACTCTTGGTTGTTTAGTAATGTTGCCAGCATTATTAGCAATGTCTAATCCCCTAGGTATTGAAACAGCAGTTATTGACTTTTTGAATGGTCTTGGGGCTATAGATATAAGTATATCAGATATGCAAAATCCAGGAGCAACAACTGCGGTAATATTGATGGCCATTATTTTATTCGGTTTTCAAACAGCTATTGGGAATGTACAAACGTTACCGAGTGATCTTTTTAGTGGGAAAACAGTAGGGTCTTTGGCTGGCTTTTCAGGTATGGCAGCTAAACTTACAGCGGCAGGTTTAACCTATTTAGTACCTTGGTTAACTAGCGGTGGAAATTATACACCAGCTTTTATAATAGGTGCAACTTTAGCGCTATTAACAGTTGCTAGTGTTTGGATATTTATTCCAAAAGTAAAACCAATGACAAAAAAAGTATAA
- a CDS encoding RagB/SusD family nutrient uptake outer membrane protein has translation MKFKKYIQILLIGVIATSCSDFLEPAPSSAITSENYYTTVDELESALMGAYDAIQGDGSYDKDENHGVQYEFYITEMRSGNTATKIADPDDFSDSGQFESFDVLATNGLVANYYSSFYQVIFRANVVLENLGNVDDDTSAIEAEAKFIRAYAYFNLVRLFGDIPLVDHVLSPLEKDTQFIRVDTNLVYDLIVSDLQTAVLGLDNTYKTRASKAAAQGLLAKVYLTLEEPEYVQAQLLLEEIIGDAEYSLVDFNDVFYSELNSEIIFAIGYESINDSQTFSAQWMNGVGNSSGLNYATYDLVDDFNEFGGDRSQYSFRQDPVHLTSVRYQCAKYFPDGDNGGDTPTADFTSSANPELAGNDWIVLRYADVLLLHVEAIMAGADQTSATAALASFQEVRNRAGLTDPVSEITVDDLLLERRMELAFENHRLFDLIRLGKAQEVLSAYSDLNGFGFTSSDLLLPLPQNEVNISDGLMIQNPNY, from the coding sequence ATGAAATTTAAAAAATATATACAGATTCTATTAATAGGAGTTATAGCAACTTCGTGTAGCGATTTTCTAGAGCCAGCACCAAGCTCTGCAATAACATCAGAAAATTATTATACAACTGTAGATGAATTAGAAAGTGCTCTAATGGGAGCATATGATGCTATACAAGGAGATGGTAGTTATGATAAGGATGAAAATCACGGTGTGCAATATGAGTTTTATATTACAGAGATGCGAAGTGGAAATACAGCAACTAAAATTGCAGATCCAGATGATTTTTCTGACTCAGGGCAATTTGAATCATTTGATGTACTCGCAACCAATGGTCTTGTAGCAAATTATTACTCTAGTTTTTATCAGGTTATTTTTAGAGCTAATGTTGTTTTAGAAAATTTAGGAAATGTAGATGATGATACGTCTGCTATAGAAGCAGAAGCGAAATTTATTAGAGCCTATGCCTATTTTAACTTGGTAAGATTATTTGGCGATATTCCATTAGTGGATCATGTGCTATCACCTTTAGAAAAAGACACTCAATTTATTAGAGTTGATACAAACTTAGTTTATGATTTAATCGTTAGCGATTTGCAAACTGCTGTTTTAGGATTAGATAATACGTATAAAACTAGAGCTTCAAAAGCTGCAGCGCAAGGCTTATTAGCAAAAGTTTATCTTACCTTAGAAGAGCCAGAATACGTTCAAGCTCAATTATTGCTTGAAGAAATTATTGGTGATGCTGAATATAGTTTGGTTGATTTTAACGATGTATTTTACTCAGAGTTAAATTCAGAAATCATTTTTGCAATTGGATACGAAAGTATTAATGATAGTCAGACCTTTTCAGCACAATGGATGAATGGAGTTGGTAATTCTAGTGGTTTAAATTACGCGACATATGATTTGGTTGATGATTTCAACGAATTTGGAGGTGATAGATCACAATATTCTTTTAGACAAGATCCTGTTCATTTAACCTCTGTGAGATATCAATGTGCTAAGTATTTTCCTGATGGAGATAACGGAGGAGATACACCAACGGCTGATTTTACATCTAGTGCGAACCCTGAATTAGCAGGAAATGATTGGATTGTATTACGTTATGCTGACGTGTTATTATTGCATGTAGAAGCTATTATGGCTGGTGCAGATCAAACAAGTGCAACTGCTGCTTTAGCATCTTTTCAAGAAGTTAGAAACAGAGCAGGTTTAACGGATCCAGTTTCAGAAATTACGGTGGATGACTTATTATTAGAAAGACGTATGGAATTAGCTTTTGAAAATCACAGACTATTCGATTTAATTCGCTTAGGTAAAGCACAAGAAGTACTATCTGCTTATTCTGATCTTAACGGATTCGGGTTTACATCATCAGATTTGTTACTGCCTTTACCTCAAAATGAAGTTAATATAAGTGATGGTTTAATGATTCAAAATCCAAACTATTAG
- a CDS encoding SDR family NAD(P)-dependent oxidoreductase: MSNNKGKVAIVTGATGGIGFEVAKRLGSDGYTVVLNGIDDEAGVERVKELTAAGITAEYLGFDVTKEDQVTSNITKIGEKYGRIDVLVNNAGGLGGRSRFEEMTTDFYRFVMALNLDSVFFASRAAIPFLKKGEHPSIINYTSNAGWTAGGPGAGIYGTSKAGVHAITRALAKDLAEYGIRVNAVSPGTIDTPFHAQIKATKPEVFASWANNIMLGRLGQPEDVAGVISFLASKDASFITAETIQIGGGQALGI; encoded by the coding sequence ATGAGTAATAATAAAGGAAAAGTAGCTATAGTAACAGGAGCTACAGGCGGAATAGGTTTTGAAGTAGCAAAAAGATTAGGTTCAGATGGGTATACTGTAGTTTTAAACGGTATTGATGATGAAGCTGGTGTAGAAAGAGTAAAGGAGCTTACAGCGGCTGGAATTACAGCTGAATATCTTGGCTTTGATGTTACGAAAGAGGATCAAGTAACTTCAAATATCACTAAAATTGGTGAGAAGTATGGTAGAATAGATGTACTTGTAAACAATGCAGGTGGTTTAGGTGGAAGATCTAGATTTGAGGAAATGACAACAGATTTTTACAGATTTGTAATGGCATTAAACTTAGATTCTGTGTTTTTTGCTTCAAGAGCAGCAATACCTTTCTTGAAAAAAGGTGAGCACCCTTCTATAATTAACTATACATCAAATGCAGGATGGACCGCAGGTGGACCAGGTGCTGGTATCTATGGTACGTCTAAAGCAGGTGTTCATGCCATTACTAGAGCATTAGCAAAAGATTTAGCTGAATACGGAATTAGAGTAAATGCAGTATCACCAGGTACTATTGATACACCATTCCACGCGCAGATTAAAGCAACCAAACCAGAAGTTTTTGCTTCTTGGGCTAACAATATTATGTTAGGAAGATTAGGTCAGCCAGAGGATGTTGCTGGTGTGATTTCATTTTTAGCTAGTAAAGATGCTTCTTTTATTACAGCTGAAACTATCCAAATTGGTGGTGGACAAGCGTTAGGTATCTAA
- a CDS encoding SusC/RagA family TonB-linked outer membrane protein, translating to MKLKIKSTLIIFVLMCFSLNAQEVVNVKGQVVSTTDGMAVPGVNIIIVNTTKGTTTDFDGNYQIQVSKGDVLQFSYLGFATQLVTVGDATTINVSLAEDASLLDEIVVIGYGTQKKSHTTGSISKVVNDDLGQIAVSRVDDALVGQVSGVNIQATDGEAGAAPTITIRGVGSMAGDSTPLIVVDGVIVDPDFLGSLNMNDVESFEILKDAASAAIYGSKGSNGIIMITMKSGIEGKTRITYSTYTGFKEARKSDAYGYTTQSWADQQMKDNGEISIYTQAQLQTGTDRSWQDVFFDGGSITSHALSFRGGNKSTKFSASLNYSDDEGVLLGDNYTKYGARLKLDNKINDKVSIGVNLSPSYTDRVRFSESVHNVARHQPWLPIYHDEYTLQLVDPVAFPVEVGDYVRQNHFTLFDFNGDGVFDEELFNIGNSTNQNPYARVTERNRVDKKFKMFGSVYGKYKMAKGLTYTTTLSGSIQDTKRTDYMGTLAREQPTDAYMVETNQKEQYYIFDNFINYDISFGKHELGVTLGNSIETRDYFFSTIKGIGYENDIVQQISGATTIVAEETFGMEWQKRGISYISRLNYAYDDKYLLSFSMRRDGSSIFGSDFKYGNFAAASLGWNVADENFLRDSNVISTLKLRASYGVTGNDRLNTGSVDPDAQGSTSVLSSDNVLQDYYPHLSLLDLTSYVVDGTITTGYSPLNLANPELKWERLVEINPGVDFGFLNNKITGSVDWYQRTSDQLLLNNPVSSTTGFNSALVNLGEVKNEGFEFELRTRNINKRNFSWQSTIIATTNENTLVDFADSDGQITSIDPTRPAEWINQEGQPISSFYGYVVEAEVPIEYRDRPYRHVGNQFGLVQVKDLNGDGVLDEEDKTILGNPYPELIWSFTNDFKIGNLDFSIMFQGSHGAEVRNIGDHYLFSHNNNRTLISDVVPDSYNTDFLVDKYFTNSVIQDASYIALRNINIGYSFPENLVTELGLSKLRVYASGQNLLYKTADGYTGWNPEALDKTSPTQYGYQRGGSPIYRTISFGLDVDF from the coding sequence ATGAAATTAAAAATCAAATCAACCTTGATTATTTTTGTCCTAATGTGCTTTTCTTTAAATGCGCAAGAGGTCGTAAATGTTAAAGGTCAAGTAGTTTCTACAACAGATGGTATGGCGGTCCCTGGTGTAAATATTATTATTGTAAATACCACCAAAGGAACCACAACGGATTTTGATGGAAACTATCAAATTCAGGTAAGTAAAGGGGATGTCTTACAATTTTCCTATTTAGGTTTTGCGACACAACTTGTTACCGTTGGTGATGCCACTACAATTAATGTGAGTTTAGCTGAGGACGCTAGTTTATTAGATGAAATTGTAGTAATCGGTTATGGTACTCAAAAGAAAAGTCATACTACAGGTTCTATATCAAAGGTAGTAAATGATGATTTAGGACAAATAGCTGTTTCTAGGGTAGATGATGCTTTAGTTGGGCAAGTTTCAGGTGTAAATATACAAGCTACAGATGGTGAAGCAGGAGCTGCACCTACAATTACGATTCGTGGTGTAGGTTCAATGGCAGGTGATTCTACTCCTTTAATTGTTGTAGATGGTGTTATTGTGGATCCAGACTTTTTAGGGTCTTTAAATATGAATGATGTTGAGTCTTTTGAAATACTTAAAGATGCTGCATCTGCTGCAATTTATGGTTCAAAAGGTTCAAATGGTATCATTATGATTACTATGAAATCTGGTATAGAAGGTAAAACAAGAATTACCTATAGTACATATACCGGTTTTAAAGAAGCTAGAAAAAGTGATGCTTATGGTTATACAACACAAAGTTGGGCAGACCAACAAATGAAAGATAATGGTGAAATATCTATTTATACCCAAGCACAATTACAAACTGGTACAGACCGTTCTTGGCAAGATGTGTTTTTTGATGGAGGTTCTATAACAAGTCATGCACTTTCGTTTAGAGGAGGTAATAAAAGCACTAAGTTTTCAGCGAGTTTAAACTATTCTGATGATGAAGGTGTATTGTTAGGTGACAACTACACAAAATACGGAGCAAGATTAAAGCTAGATAATAAAATAAATGATAAGGTCTCTATTGGAGTCAACTTGAGTCCTTCTTATACTGATAGAGTACGGTTTTCAGAATCTGTTCATAACGTTGCAAGACATCAACCTTGGTTGCCTATATACCACGATGAGTATACACTGCAATTAGTAGATCCTGTTGCATTTCCTGTTGAAGTAGGAGATTACGTTAGACAAAATCACTTTACATTATTTGATTTTAATGGTGATGGTGTATTTGACGAAGAGCTTTTTAATATCGGTAATAGTACAAACCAAAACCCTTATGCTCGAGTTACTGAACGAAATAGAGTGGATAAAAAATTCAAGATGTTTGGTAGTGTATATGGTAAATATAAAATGGCAAAAGGTTTAACTTATACGACGACTTTATCTGGGTCTATTCAAGATACTAAAAGAACGGATTATATGGGTACATTGGCTAGAGAACAACCTACTGATGCTTATATGGTTGAAACCAACCAAAAGGAACAATATTATATTTTTGATAATTTTATTAACTACGATATCAGTTTTGGCAAACATGAATTGGGTGTCACTTTAGGTAATTCTATTGAGACGAGAGATTATTTCTTCTCTACGATTAAAGGTATAGGTTATGAGAATGATATTGTACAGCAAATTTCAGGGGCAACTACTATTGTTGCTGAAGAAACATTTGGTATGGAATGGCAGAAAAGAGGTATTTCATATATCTCAAGATTAAATTATGCTTACGATGATAAGTACTTGTTGTCATTCAGTATGCGTAGAGATGGTAGTTCAATCTTTGGATCAGATTTCAAATACGGTAATTTTGCTGCAGCATCTTTAGGGTGGAATGTAGCTGATGAAAACTTTTTAAGAGATAGCAATGTTATTTCAACACTTAAATTGCGTGCAAGTTATGGTGTTACAGGTAACGACCGTTTAAACACGGGAAGTGTAGATCCAGATGCTCAGGGTAGTACGTCTGTATTAAGTTCAGATAACGTTTTACAAGATTATTATCCGCATTTGTCATTATTAGATTTGACGTCTTATGTTGTAGATGGAACGATAACAACAGGTTATTCTCCTTTAAATCTAGCTAACCCTGAATTAAAATGGGAGCGATTAGTTGAGATTAATCCTGGTGTTGATTTTGGATTTTTAAATAATAAAATTACAGGTTCTGTAGATTGGTATCAAAGAACAAGTGATCAATTATTATTGAATAACCCAGTGTCATCTACTACAGGTTTTAACAGTGCCTTAGTTAATTTAGGTGAAGTAAAAAACGAAGGTTTTGAGTTTGAGTTAAGAACAAGAAACATAAATAAAAGAAATTTCTCATGGCAGTCTACCATTATTGCGACAACCAATGAAAACACCTTAGTTGATTTTGCAGATTCAGATGGGCAAATTACAAGTATAGATCCTACGAGACCAGCAGAATGGATTAACCAAGAAGGGCAACCAATATCATCTTTTTACGGTTATGTTGTAGAAGCAGAAGTGCCTATTGAATATAGAGACAGACCTTACAGACATGTTGGTAATCAATTTGGATTGGTACAAGTAAAGGATTTAAATGGTGATGGTGTATTAGATGAAGAAGATAAAACTATTTTAGGTAATCCTTACCCAGAATTAATTTGGAGTTTTACTAATGATTTTAAAATTGGAAACTTAGATTTTTCAATTATGTTCCAAGGATCGCATGGTGCAGAAGTAAGAAACATTGGTGACCACTATTTATTTAGTCATAATAATAACAGAACGTTGATTTCTGATGTTGTTCCAGATAGTTACAATACTGATTTCTTGGTAGATAAGTATTTTACAAACAGTGTTATACAAGATGCGTCTTATATCGCATTAAGAAATATTAATATTGGCTACAGTTTTCCTGAGAATTTAGTAACTGAATTAGGACTTTCTAAATTAAGAGTATATGCATCAGGTCAGAATTTATTGTATAAAACTGCAGATGGTTATACTGGCTGGAATCCTGAAGCTTTAGATAAAACAAGTCCAACGCAATACGGATACCAAAGAGGTGGATCTCCAATATATAGAACCATATCATTTGGGTTAGACGTAGATTTTTAA
- a CDS encoding PKD domain-containing protein codes for MKNINRIKRCVSQKLMTTLLLVVSVVMVSCDPSIDALAFDLPEANSQEDLTPPSAEFTASVTADYLTYTFANESRSATTYLWNYGDGNSSTDLDGINTFPGEGTYTVTLTATDDLGVSNAYSEEIIVVEPIIPPTLIPEILEAGFDNGNDSRDPWRNSDLGGVIQITSSNGYHEGSNGAKLPTSGDRIGYQLIGEFTPNELYELKFKFAFRDQDSDSNGSITVAMVEAMNSIDQLEDNTISSITYTEDVSGVGAMVSGSLIFNSGGNSALAIFFYNDSDEAYIDSFEIDALE; via the coding sequence ATGAAAAATATTAATAGAATAAAAAGATGTGTTTCACAAAAGCTTATGACCACTTTACTACTTGTAGTTAGTGTTGTAATGGTATCTTGTGACCCTTCAATTGATGCGTTAGCTTTCGATTTGCCAGAAGCTAATTCGCAAGAAGACTTAACACCACCATCAGCTGAATTTACAGCTTCGGTAACTGCGGATTATTTGACTTATACGTTTGCTAATGAATCTAGAAGTGCAACAACGTACTTATGGAACTATGGTGATGGTAATAGCTCAACAGATTTAGACGGAATTAATACATTTCCAGGAGAAGGAACTTATACCGTAACACTAACAGCAACTGATGATTTAGGTGTTTCTAACGCTTATTCAGAAGAAATAATTGTTGTAGAACCAATAATTCCACCGACGTTAATTCCAGAAATTCTTGAAGCAGGTTTTGATAATGGAAACGATAGTAGAGATCCATGGAGAAACTCAGACCTTGGAGGAGTTATTCAAATTACATCTTCAAATGGATATCATGAAGGATCGAATGGTGCAAAATTACCAACTTCAGGAGACAGAATTGGTTATCAATTAATAGGTGAATTTACACCTAATGAGCTTTATGAATTAAAATTTAAATTTGCATTTAGAGATCAAGATTCAGACAGTAATGGTAGTATCACAGTAGCAATGGTTGAAGCAATGAATTCAATAGATCAGCTTGAAGACAATACAATTAGTAGCATTACTTACACCGAAGATGTTTCAGGAGTTGGTGCTATGGTTAGTGGGTCGTTAATATTTAATTCAGGAGGCAATTCAGCTTTAGCCATATTCTTTTATAATGATTCAGATGAAGCTTATATTGATTCTTTTGAAATTGATGCACTAGAATAG